The following are encoded together in the Candidatus Methylomirabilis oxygeniifera genome:
- the dnaJ gene encoding Chaperone protein dnaJ, heat shock protein (Hsp40), co-chaperone with dnaK (Evidence 2a : Function of homologous gene experimentally demonstrated in an other organism; PubMedId : 9061015; Product type f : factor): MRAMNKRDYYEVLGVDRDAAPDEIKRAYRRLAHKYHPDKNAGDKASEEQFKEATEAYEILNNPEKRAAYDRFGVTGERAGFGEAGFGSVFEDLFEGFFGGSTRRAASRGADLRYNLEINLEEAIVGVEKEITIPRLEPCGTCKGSGAKPGTSPTACRSCRGSGQVRYSQGFLTISQTCSACRGEGRVIEHRCRDCRGTGRSRSDRSLTVKIPAGVETGIRLKLAGEGEAGPHWGDRGDLYVVITVKDHPLFARHGDDLYCEVPVTFVQAALGAELEIPTFSGMTKLKIPSGTQPGAEYRIRGKGVPHLRGHDQGDLVVRVVVEVPKRLTAKQRELLEAYAVLENGDGSPLVQSFFDKVKSLFG, translated from the coding sequence ATGCGAGCCATGAACAAGCGCGACTACTACGAGGTGCTCGGAGTGGATCGGGACGCGGCTCCCGATGAGATCAAGCGAGCTTATCGTCGGCTGGCCCATAAGTATCACCCGGACAAGAATGCCGGCGATAAGGCGTCGGAAGAGCAGTTTAAAGAAGCGACCGAGGCGTATGAGATTCTGAATAATCCCGAGAAGCGAGCGGCCTATGACCGGTTCGGGGTTACCGGTGAACGGGCGGGATTCGGCGAGGCCGGGTTTGGGTCGGTATTCGAGGATCTTTTTGAGGGGTTCTTTGGAGGGTCTACTCGACGAGCCGCCTCGCGGGGCGCAGATTTACGCTACAACCTTGAGATCAACCTCGAGGAAGCGATCGTCGGGGTAGAGAAAGAGATCACCATCCCCCGGCTGGAGCCTTGCGGCACCTGCAAGGGAAGCGGCGCAAAGCCTGGGACATCTCCAACCGCCTGTCGTTCCTGCCGCGGTAGCGGCCAGGTCAGGTACTCGCAAGGCTTTCTGACGATCAGTCAGACCTGCTCGGCCTGCCGAGGCGAGGGACGTGTGATCGAACATCGATGTCGTGACTGCCGCGGCACGGGGCGGTCTCGGTCTGATCGGTCCCTCACAGTGAAGATCCCAGCCGGTGTGGAAACGGGGATACGTTTGAAGCTGGCAGGGGAGGGTGAGGCCGGTCCCCACTGGGGGGATCGGGGCGATCTGTACGTCGTGATCACTGTGAAGGATCACCCGCTCTTCGCACGACACGGCGACGACCTATACTGTGAGGTCCCCGTCACGTTTGTTCAGGCGGCCTTGGGGGCCGAGTTGGAGATCCCAACATTTTCCGGGATGACGAAGCTCAAGATCCCATCAGGGACCCAGCCCGGCGCTGAGTACCGTATTCGCGGTAAAGGTGTGCCGCACTTGCGTGGCCATGATCAAGGAGACCTGGTGGTCAGGGTCGTGGTCGAGGTGCCTAAGCGCCTGACTGCGAAGCAGCGCGAACTGCTTGAAGCGTACGCTGTCCTGGAAAATGGTGACGGAAGTCCGCTGGTCCAGAGCTTCTTTGACAAGGTCAAGAGCCTTTTCGGTTGA
- the grpE gene encoding Protein grpE (HSP-70 cofactor) (Evidence 2a : Function of homologous gene experimentally demonstrated in an other organism; PubMedId : 8890154; Product type f : factor) yields the protein MMNQESEETKASTSDNVQESPVAPTTELESMIGRLQADLKERTTEIESLNDRLLRLHAEFENYKKRASRERSEFVRFANEGLILELLPVVDSLEHAVATVRIGGDVQGLTEGVDIILRLFQTTLEKVGVKPIEAVGHEFDPNVHQAVAQVETTDGRDNIAVEEVRRGYLLEGRLLRPAMVKVSKAKVLSHELGVQGSEEGQSETRNLGPGICEP from the coding sequence ATGATGAATCAAGAAAGCGAAGAGACCAAAGCATCGACAAGCGACAACGTGCAAGAGAGTCCTGTTGCTCCTACGACTGAGTTGGAGTCGATGATCGGCAGGCTACAGGCCGACCTCAAGGAGCGAACCACTGAGATAGAGTCCCTTAACGACCGCCTGCTTCGCCTCCACGCGGAGTTTGAGAACTATAAGAAGCGAGCATCCCGCGAGCGAAGCGAGTTCGTGAGATTTGCGAACGAAGGGCTGATTCTGGAACTGCTGCCCGTTGTGGATAGTCTGGAGCACGCGGTCGCGACGGTTCGTATCGGAGGAGACGTCCAGGGTCTTACGGAGGGCGTCGATATCATTCTGCGGCTGTTTCAGACGACCCTGGAAAAGGTAGGGGTGAAGCCTATCGAGGCGGTGGGGCATGAATTCGATCCGAATGTCCATCAGGCTGTGGCTCAGGTAGAGACAACTGATGGCCGGGACAACATTGCAGTTGAGGAGGTTCGAAGAGGGTACCTTCTGGAGGGACGTTTGCTGCGGCCGGCGATGGTGAAGGTGTCGAAGGCGAAGGTTTTGAGCCACGAGTTGGGGGTTCAAGGTTCAGAGGAAGGTCAGAGTGAAACCCGGAACCTGGGACCCGGCATATGCGAGCCATGA
- the coaE gene encoding Dephospho-CoA kinase (Evidence 2b : Function of strongly homologous gene; Product type e : enzyme), with protein sequence MGNFLSKQDARRMVVVGLTGGICSGKSTVAALFKNLGAIIIDADQVAHEVVEPDQPLFEAVASTFGREVVDADGRIDRRRLGAIVFADPEARRRLEALLHPAIIEECERRIRQAEVSGTCVCLIDAALLIESGWYVRCDAVILVEANETAQLDRLMRSRGLSRDEAMPRIRSQMPQQEKRQYAHYVIENDGPLAETVRQAQAVWEQLRAKLAP encoded by the coding sequence GTGGGCAATTTTCTGAGCAAGCAGGATGCCAGACGAATGGTCGTTGTGGGCCTGACGGGGGGCATCTGTTCCGGCAAGAGTACGGTTGCGGCACTGTTCAAGAACTTAGGCGCAATCATCATCGACGCGGATCAGGTTGCGCATGAGGTAGTGGAGCCCGATCAGCCGCTGTTCGAGGCCGTCGCTTCGACCTTTGGTCGCGAGGTCGTCGACGCGGATGGTCGCATAGATCGTAGGCGATTAGGTGCGATCGTGTTCGCCGATCCCGAGGCTCGCAGACGATTGGAGGCGCTGCTTCATCCGGCCATTATCGAGGAGTGTGAACGGCGCATCAGGCAGGCAGAGGTCTCGGGAACTTGTGTCTGCCTTATTGATGCCGCGTTACTAATTGAGAGTGGTTGGTATGTTCGTTGTGATGCGGTGATCCTTGTGGAGGCGAACGAAACTGCGCAGCTCGACCGTTTGATGAGGTCCAGAGGTCTCAGCCGGGATGAAGCGATGCCGCGCATCCGGTCGCAGATGCCGCAGCAGGAGAAGCGTCAATACGCTCATTATGTCATCGAGAATGACGGACCGCTTGCAGAGACAGTGCGCCAGGCGCAGGCGGTGTGGGAACAGTTACGCGCCAAGCTTGCACCGTAG
- the hrcA gene encoding Heat-inducible transcription repressor (Evidence 2a : Function of homologous gene experimentally demonstrated in an other organism; PubMedId : 10613857; Product type r : regulator), translating to MRAHELSPRERQILKVIIHDYITSGEPVGSRSIARRHLGHLSPATIRNVMADLEEVGYLSQPHASAGRIPTDSGYRFYVDSLMQHPRLSKVEESRIEQGIRPSRGEAEELVQGVSRILSDLSRYASVVLAPKFAQNTWRRINFVHLNRERILVVLMADSGLVQQKVIAIDELIEQPELDRISNYLNSVLGGVTLHEIRNMIIARMAEERDEFNRLMLRALELSNKTLEGEEGYVCIGGTANIAHQPEFADINKMKNIFAAFEEKSKLVKILDQCLTREGLRVIIGRESEVREMRELSLIAAPYKSGDHVVGVLGIVGPKRIAYDRMVALVDCTARLVSKLLTEADV from the coding sequence ATGCGAGCGCATGAACTGAGTCCAAGGGAACGTCAAATCCTGAAGGTGATTATCCATGACTATATCACCTCCGGAGAACCCGTCGGGTCCCGAAGTATTGCCAGACGTCACCTTGGCCACCTCAGCCCCGCGACCATCCGCAATGTGATGGCGGATCTGGAGGAGGTGGGCTACCTCTCTCAACCGCACGCATCGGCCGGCAGGATCCCAACCGATTCCGGGTACCGCTTCTATGTCGACAGCCTCATGCAGCATCCAAGATTGTCGAAGGTAGAGGAAAGCCGAATCGAGCAGGGGATCCGTCCCAGCCGCGGTGAGGCTGAAGAATTGGTGCAGGGGGTCAGCCGGATCCTTTCCGATCTCTCACGCTATGCGTCGGTCGTTCTTGCGCCGAAGTTTGCGCAGAATACGTGGCGACGCATAAACTTTGTCCACCTCAACCGAGAGCGGATTCTGGTGGTGCTTATGGCCGACTCCGGACTCGTACAGCAGAAGGTCATTGCGATTGATGAGCTGATTGAGCAGCCGGAGCTGGATCGAATCTCTAACTACCTGAACAGTGTGTTGGGCGGGGTGACGCTTCACGAGATCAGAAACATGATTATTGCGCGGATGGCCGAGGAACGCGATGAGTTCAATCGCCTGATGCTGCGCGCTCTGGAGCTCAGCAACAAGACGCTGGAGGGTGAGGAGGGGTATGTCTGCATTGGAGGAACAGCCAACATCGCCCATCAGCCGGAGTTTGCCGACATCAATAAGATGAAGAATATCTTCGCGGCCTTCGAGGAAAAGTCGAAGCTGGTGAAGATCCTTGATCAATGCCTGACTCGAGAAGGATTAAGGGTCATCATAGGCCGCGAGAGTGAGGTCAGAGAGATGCGCGAGCTTAGTCTGATTGCCGCGCCGTATAAGAGTGGAGATCATGTCGTCGGCGTGCTCGGAATCGTAGGCCCGAAACGGATCGCCTATGACCGCATGGTGGCCCTGGTCGATTGCACGGCCAGGCTCGTCAGTAAGCTGCTGACGGAGGCCGATGTGTAG
- a CDS encoding putative oxygen-independent coproporphyrinogen III oxidase (yggW) (Evidence 3 : Function proposed based on presence of conserved amino acid motif, structural feature or limited homology; Product type pe : putative enzyme): MNSVSSAGLSVDSTLNTQHSTSFGLYIHIPYCLSRCQYCDFNSYRFDDVQIEQYLEALAQEIAHRASSDVIRHRPVCSVFFGGGTPSILHASQLIGILDQCRAAFTFEVGAEVSLEANPGTVDLPKLRTLREGGVTRLSIGVQAVQDRLLQRIGRAHTAHEAERAYRMAREAGFGDINLDVMFGLPGQNMDDWSETLDWVIGVEPEHVSAYGLILEEGTPLYQEHRKGEIGLPDEETETMMYQMAVDRLCNDGFEHYEISNFARPGFRCRHNLVYWQHQEYVGIGAGAHSFVAGRRFYNELLPARYVSAIAERETAVACGEELSAEMLRSERLMLGLRLRSGLDVQTFKDVLGVEELAASDRVTRLLDDGFLCLKDGRVQIAERGLLVANELIVQLL; this comes from the coding sequence ATGAACTCAGTGTCAAGTGCCGGCCTCTCCGTTGACTCAACACTCAACACTCAACACTCAACATCTTTTGGCCTATACATCCATATCCCCTATTGTCTGTCGCGCTGTCAATACTGTGACTTTAACAGCTACCGATTCGATGATGTTCAAATAGAGCAGTATCTGGAGGCGCTGGCGCAAGAGATTGCGCACCGCGCCTCCTCAGACGTCATTCGACACCGGCCGGTCTGCTCTGTCTTCTTCGGCGGCGGGACGCCCTCAATACTCCACGCGTCGCAACTCATCGGCATCCTCGACCAGTGCCGGGCGGCCTTCACCTTTGAAGTCGGTGCAGAGGTCAGTCTTGAAGCTAACCCGGGGACGGTCGACCTTCCAAAGCTTCGTACGTTGCGAGAGGGCGGGGTGACCCGTCTGAGTATAGGCGTTCAGGCTGTTCAGGATCGACTCCTTCAGCGGATCGGCCGCGCTCATACTGCCCACGAGGCTGAACGGGCCTACCGGATGGCGCGTGAGGCCGGTTTTGGCGACATCAACCTGGACGTGATGTTCGGTCTACCCGGTCAGAACATGGACGATTGGTCGGAAACTCTTGACTGGGTCATTGGTGTGGAGCCTGAACATGTCTCTGCCTACGGGCTGATCCTCGAAGAGGGGACGCCTCTCTATCAGGAGCATCGTAAAGGCGAGATTGGACTACCTGACGAGGAAACAGAGACAATGATGTACCAGATGGCTGTGGATCGGCTGTGTAACGACGGCTTTGAGCATTACGAGATCTCAAACTTTGCGCGTCCGGGCTTTCGTTGTCGGCACAATCTGGTCTACTGGCAACATCAGGAATACGTCGGTATTGGGGCTGGAGCGCACTCATTCGTTGCCGGACGTCGGTTTTATAATGAGTTGCTGCCGGCACGCTACGTATCCGCCATTGCCGAGCGTGAGACAGCCGTGGCCTGTGGCGAAGAGCTGTCCGCCGAGATGCTACGGTCAGAGCGGCTGATGTTGGGGCTTCGTCTTCGGAGCGGACTGGACGTGCAGACATTCAAGGATGTACTTGGCGTTGAAGAGCTCGCGGCGTCCGACCGGGTCACCCGTCTTCTGGATGATGGGTTCCTTTGCCTGAAAGACGGGCGGGTGCAGATCGCAGAGCGGGGCCTCCTCGTAGCTAATGAACTGATTGTCCAGCTCCTCTGA
- the rho gene encoding Transcription termination factor Rho (Evidence 2a : Function of homologous gene experimentally demonstrated in an other organism; PubMedId : 8606169; Product type f : factor) codes for MAPSVSESTRRSSVSEVKEVAAALPRGGSMNIVELKEKTISELSAIARTLNVVGASGLRKQELIFKILEAQTEKSGLIFAEGVLEVLPDGFGFLRAPDYNYLPGPDDIYVSPSQIRRFDLRTGDTVSGQVRPPKEGERYFALLKVEAVNFENPELIKDKILFDNLTPLFPNQRIRLETAQDELNMRVMDLLTPIGKGQRGLIVAPPRTGKTILLQKIANSITKNHPEVILIVLLIDERPEEVTDFQRSVKAEVVSSTFDEPATRHVQVAEMVIEKAKRLVEHKRDVVILLDSITRLGRAYNTIVPPSGKVLSGGVDSNALQRPKRFFGAARNIEEGGSLTIMATALIDTGSRMDDVIFEEFKGTGNCELVLDRRLVDKRVFPAIDIFRSGTRKEELLLTQEELNRMWILRKVLQTMGVVEAMELLLEKLRQARSNEDFMRAMNS; via the coding sequence ATGGCCCCATCAGTGTCTGAATCGACCAGACGGTCCAGTGTATCAGAAGTGAAGGAGGTTGCCGCGGCGCTTCCCAGGGGTGGTTCAATGAATATCGTGGAACTGAAAGAGAAGACCATCTCTGAGTTGAGTGCCATTGCCAGGACCCTGAACGTGGTGGGTGCCAGCGGCCTCCGCAAGCAAGAGCTCATCTTCAAGATCCTTGAGGCGCAAACCGAGAAAAGCGGGTTGATCTTCGCGGAGGGTGTGCTCGAGGTTCTACCCGATGGGTTTGGCTTCCTTCGGGCGCCGGACTACAATTACCTGCCTGGGCCGGACGATATTTACGTATCGCCGTCGCAGATTCGGCGCTTTGATCTCCGGACCGGCGACACCGTGTCGGGCCAGGTGAGACCTCCAAAAGAAGGCGAGCGCTACTTTGCCCTCCTCAAGGTCGAGGCGGTCAACTTCGAAAACCCGGAGCTGATCAAGGACAAGATCCTTTTTGATAACCTGACCCCTCTTTTTCCGAACCAGCGGATCAGGCTGGAGACCGCGCAGGATGAGCTGAACATGCGAGTCATGGACCTCCTTACGCCGATCGGTAAGGGGCAGCGCGGGCTGATTGTGGCACCGCCGAGGACCGGTAAGACCATTCTTCTGCAGAAGATTGCCAACAGCATCACCAAGAATCATCCTGAGGTGATTCTGATCGTACTGCTGATCGACGAGCGGCCTGAAGAAGTGACTGACTTCCAGCGCTCTGTCAAGGCGGAGGTCGTGAGTTCCACCTTTGATGAACCGGCTACGCGCCACGTCCAGGTGGCCGAGATGGTGATCGAGAAGGCTAAGCGGTTGGTGGAACACAAGCGGGATGTGGTGATCTTGCTGGATTCTATCACCCGATTGGGACGGGCCTACAATACCATTGTCCCGCCGAGCGGCAAGGTGCTCTCCGGCGGCGTGGACAGCAACGCGCTGCAGCGCCCCAAACGATTTTTTGGGGCGGCGCGGAATATTGAAGAGGGCGGCAGCCTGACGATCATGGCCACAGCCCTTATCGACACCGGCAGCCGGATGGACGATGTCATCTTTGAAGAGTTCAAGGGGACCGGCAACTGCGAGCTTGTCCTGGATCGACGCTTGGTGGATAAGCGGGTCTTTCCTGCTATCGATATCTTCAGGTCAGGCACGCGGAAAGAGGAACTCCTGCTGACGCAGGAGGAACTCAACCGGATGTGGATTCTCCGTAAGGTCCTCCAGACTATGGGTGTGGTGGAGGCGATGGAACTCCTGCTTGAGAAGTTGAGGCAGGCCAGATCGAACGAGGATTTCATGAGAGCCATGAATTCATAA
- a CDS encoding Peptidase S26A, signal peptidase I, with amino-acid sequence MTRPTSDETIKEGQERASQSGVKSEKSVFRQYAEAIIIAIILALVIRSFVIQAFKIPSGSMLQTLQVGDHILVNKFLYWFTDPQHGDIIVFKYPQDEGRDFIKRVVALPGDKLEIREKQLYINDKPLTEPYAIHLDPATLEDPGSLRDSFGPIVVAPGQLFMMGDNRDYSMDSRFWGLLDMKKIRGKAFIIYWSWDHERFRPRWERIGMLVR; translated from the coding sequence ATGACGCGACCGACGTCGGATGAGACGATAAAGGAAGGCCAGGAGCGAGCCTCACAGTCAGGCGTAAAGTCGGAGAAGTCGGTCTTTCGCCAGTACGCCGAGGCCATCATCATTGCCATTATCTTGGCGCTGGTGATCAGAAGCTTTGTGATTCAGGCCTTCAAAATCCCCTCCGGGTCGATGCTTCAGACGCTGCAGGTCGGCGATCACATTCTGGTGAATAAATTCCTGTATTGGTTTACGGACCCGCAGCACGGTGACATCATTGTGTTCAAGTATCCCCAGGATGAGGGGAGAGACTTTATCAAGCGGGTTGTTGCTCTGCCGGGTGATAAGTTAGAGATTCGGGAAAAACAGCTCTACATCAACGACAAGCCGCTGACTGAGCCGTACGCAATTCACCTGGACCCTGCCACCCTCGAGGATCCGGGCTCGCTTCGGGACAGTTTCGGTCCGATCGTTGTTGCGCCGGGTCAACTCTTTATGATGGGCGACAACCGGGACTACAGCATGGATAGCCGGTTCTGGGGTCTTCTTGACATGAAGAAGATCAGGGGGAAAGCCTTCATCATCTACTGGTCGTGGGATCACGAGCGCTTCAGGCCACGCTGGGAGCGGATTGGAATGTTGGTGCGATGA
- the polA gene encoding DNA polymerase I (POL I), whose translation MAGRSLYLIDGSSYVFRAYHALPPLSNSEGIPTGAVYGFTNMLLKIIRDERPEAMVVVFDSAGPTERHTRYADYKANRAQMPDDLSRQLPYIHRVVEAMRIPLLMQQGQEADDLIGSLARQAAAQDFRVTIATGDKDMLQLVGPEIRVYDSMKETVYGESEVVKRFGVPPGQVVEVMGLMGDPIDNIPGVHGIGEKTARNLIQQFGNIEETVARLHEIKSAKVREIVRSGVEQARLSRELARIRTDLQIGLDLGQLTLQAPDHSAMQALFRELGFTALQRAFTPLASHSSLRIVVIDREEEVGEAARGLLASDSVAIAVALRGDGTADGEFFGLAFCAEPDVALCCFPDAMTDSYLERVRPVLAGERPGKIGHDLKRIMTAIGKKGVALRGLSFDTMVASYLLNPNRSDHSLATLVFELLGVKWEQGPGARGGNDGRETAMRGAAEEAHLVWQLKEALLPQLGQAGLLPLFTTIEMPLIEVLASMEEVGFSVDTDQLSELGKELESQLSRLESRIFALAGEHFNINSPKQLAEVLFQRLKLTPLKRTKTGYSTNVEVLQRLAVTHELPAEVLNYRSLAKLKSTYVDVLLRLAERTSGRIHTSFNQTVTATGRLSSSEPNLQNIPVRTEVGRRIRQAFVASEGHRLLSADYSQIELRILAHLSQDQALIAAFIAGGDVHRSTAAEVFGVQPEAVTVEMRRRAKVINFGIVYGMSPFGLAAELEISQEEAALYIDRYFQIYHGVKAFIDRTICEARELGFVSTFWGRRRAIPELKSSDQTVRQLGERLAVNTPIQGSAADLIKVAMIAISRRLRSEQLETRMILQIHDELLFEVPEVELDVARRMATEEMEWAATLSVPLKVDIGVGTSWAEAHA comes from the coding sequence ATGGCAGGCAGATCGCTCTATCTCATCGACGGCAGTTCCTACGTTTTTCGAGCCTACCATGCGCTTCCACCTCTCAGCAACAGCGAGGGGATTCCAACCGGCGCCGTCTACGGTTTCACTAACATGCTTCTGAAGATCATCCGGGACGAGCGTCCGGAGGCCATGGTTGTGGTCTTTGATTCCGCAGGACCGACCGAACGACACACGCGATACGCCGACTACAAGGCGAATCGCGCGCAGATGCCGGACGACCTGAGCCGTCAGCTTCCTTATATCCATCGGGTGGTAGAGGCGATGCGAATCCCGCTGCTGATGCAACAGGGGCAAGAGGCGGACGATCTGATCGGCTCGCTGGCCAGGCAGGCAGCAGCGCAGGATTTTCGCGTGACCATTGCTACGGGCGATAAGGACATGCTCCAACTGGTCGGACCCGAGATCCGAGTCTATGATTCGATGAAGGAAACGGTCTATGGCGAATCAGAGGTTGTGAAGCGCTTCGGTGTGCCTCCCGGTCAGGTCGTGGAGGTGATGGGGCTGATGGGCGATCCGATCGACAATATCCCCGGTGTGCATGGAATCGGGGAGAAGACTGCCAGAAACCTTATCCAGCAGTTCGGGAACATCGAAGAGACAGTCGCTCGCCTGCATGAGATCAAGTCCGCAAAGGTCCGCGAGATTGTGAGAAGTGGGGTCGAGCAGGCCCGCCTCAGTCGGGAGCTGGCCCGCATCAGGACAGATCTCCAGATTGGATTGGACTTGGGACAGTTGACGCTGCAGGCGCCAGACCATTCCGCCATGCAGGCCCTCTTTCGAGAGTTGGGATTTACAGCGCTCCAGCGGGCTTTTACCCCACTGGCATCGCACAGCTCGCTCCGCATAGTCGTCATTGATCGCGAGGAGGAGGTTGGCGAAGCTGCTAGGGGACTGTTGGCCTCAGACAGCGTGGCCATCGCCGTCGCGCTGCGTGGCGACGGGACGGCTGATGGAGAGTTCTTTGGCCTTGCCTTTTGTGCAGAGCCCGATGTCGCCCTCTGTTGCTTTCCCGACGCGATGACCGACTCGTATCTTGAGCGCGTGCGCCCTGTCCTGGCCGGAGAGAGACCGGGGAAGATCGGCCACGATCTCAAACGGATCATGACCGCTATCGGGAAGAAGGGCGTTGCGCTGAGAGGACTGTCCTTTGATACCATGGTAGCGTCCTATCTCCTGAATCCTAACAGATCGGATCACTCTCTCGCGACTTTGGTGTTTGAGCTATTGGGCGTGAAGTGGGAGCAGGGGCCGGGAGCTAGGGGTGGAAATGACGGACGAGAGACGGCCATGAGGGGGGCAGCCGAAGAGGCGCACCTTGTATGGCAACTCAAAGAGGCGTTGCTGCCGCAACTTGGGCAGGCAGGGCTGCTGCCCCTTTTTACAACGATCGAGATGCCGCTGATCGAGGTCTTGGCCTCGATGGAGGAGGTCGGGTTCAGTGTCGATACCGACCAGCTCAGCGAGCTGGGCAAGGAGCTGGAGAGCCAGCTCAGTCGGCTTGAGTCGCGAATCTTCGCCCTGGCGGGCGAGCACTTCAACATCAATTCCCCTAAGCAGTTGGCGGAGGTATTGTTTCAGCGATTGAAGCTTACGCCGCTGAAGCGGACCAAGACCGGCTATTCCACCAATGTGGAGGTACTTCAGCGGTTGGCCGTCACGCATGAACTCCCTGCGGAGGTCTTGAATTATCGGAGCCTCGCGAAACTCAAGTCGACCTATGTGGACGTGCTGCTTCGGCTTGCCGAGCGTACGAGCGGTCGAATCCATACGTCGTTCAATCAGACGGTGACTGCCACGGGACGCTTGAGTTCCAGTGAGCCGAACCTCCAGAATATCCCCGTTCGCACCGAGGTTGGGCGGCGGATTCGACAGGCGTTCGTTGCCTCAGAGGGGCATCGGCTTCTATCGGCCGATTATTCCCAGATCGAGTTGCGGATTCTGGCGCACCTCTCTCAAGATCAGGCGTTGATTGCGGCCTTCATAGCCGGGGGTGATGTGCACCGCAGCACCGCGGCCGAGGTCTTCGGGGTACAGCCTGAGGCGGTGACGGTAGAGATGCGGCGACGGGCCAAGGTGATCAACTTCGGTATCGTCTACGGGATGAGTCCTTTTGGCCTGGCTGCGGAGCTTGAGATATCGCAGGAGGAGGCCGCCTTGTACATCGATCGCTATTTTCAGATCTATCACGGGGTCAAGGCATTCATTGACCGGACGATCTGCGAGGCCAGGGAACTCGGTTTCGTAAGCACGTTCTGGGGGCGCCGACGGGCGATCCCGGAATTGAAAAGCTCCGACCAGACGGTTCGGCAGCTCGGCGAGCGGTTGGCGGTGAATACGCCGATTCAGGGATCGGCCGCAGACCTCATCAAGGTGGCAATGATCGCCATCTCCAGGCGCCTGAGATCCGAGCAGTTAGAAACCAGAATGATCCTTCAGATCCATGATGAATTGCTGTTCGAGGTGCCGGAAGTCGAATTGGACGTCGCCAGGCGGATGGCCACCGAAGAGATGGAGTGGGCGGCTACGCTCAGCGTTCCCCTGAAGGTAGACATCGGAGTCGGAACGAGCTGGGCTGAGGCCCATGCCTAG